Proteins encoded together in one Quercus lobata isolate SW786 chromosome 3, ValleyOak3.0 Primary Assembly, whole genome shotgun sequence window:
- the LOC115980410 gene encoding uncharacterized protein LOC115980410 — protein sequence MTDLMNQSQHIQKVLENFNFDQIASNQLWLKASIDVVKVLAFQGLAFRGQDESSNSINRGNFLEILDLVVSYNEYVAKVIEKTPKNASYKSPKIQKEILHVFSNKVKKAICEEIGDVKFCLIVDEARDESMKEQMAFVIRFVDKDVWIFKIFEGKDMMVQAICECQSQDILNVMNFVSSTKTLIQKFKDEEGDNLLTTVKSFCEARDIDVPDMNARYVERGGLARYQQDDFTIEHHYQVEVDHYEYNVVQHPDFKKLSSIFELCQWLVKTRKSLFYPYIYRLITLVLTLPISTATTERAFSAMNIIKNRLRNKMEDDFLMDSKILYIEKEIVAKFGAESIIDDFRDLKECRVSF from the exons ATGACGGATTTGATGAACCAGTCTCAACACATACAAAAGGTacttgaaaatttcaattttgatcaAATTGCAAGCAACCAATTGTGGTTAAAGGCCTCAATTGATGTTGTCAAAGTGCTTGCATTTCAAGGACTTGCTTTTAGAGGACAAGATGAAAGTTCTAATTCAATTAATCGTGGgaattttcttgaaatattgGATTTGGTGGTATCATATAATGAATATGTTGCAAAAGTGATAGAGAAAACTCCCAAAAATGCCTCttacaaatcaccaaaaattcaaaaggaaatcttacatgtattttcaaacAAGGTGAAGAAGGCAATTTGTGAAGAAATTGGTGATGTAAAGTTTTGCCTAATTGTTGATGAAGCTCGTGATGAGTCAATGAAGGAGCAAATGGCTTTTGTTATAAGATTTGTAGACAAAGATG TCTGGATATTCAAGATATTTGAGGGCAAGGATATGATGGTGCAAGCAATATGTGAG TGTCAATctcaagacattttaaatgtgatgaattttgtttcATCCACTAAAACACTTattcaaaaattcaaagatGAAGAGGGGGATAATTTACTTACCACTGTGAAATCATTTTGTGAGGCACGTGACATAGATGTCCCAGATATGAATGCTCGTTATGTTGAGAGAGGAGGCCTAGCTCGTTATCAACAAGATGACTTCACAATTGAGCATCATTATCAg GTAGAAGTTGATCATTATGAGTACAATGTAGTTCAACATCCAGACTTCAAGAAGCTATCAAGTATTTTTGAGTTGTGCCAATGGTTGGTAAAAACCCGAAAATCATTATTTTACCCATATATTTATAGATTGATTACACTTGTGCTTACTCTTCCAATTTCTACTGCAACTACAGAGCGAGCATTTTCAGCCATGAATATTATCAAGAATAGGCTTCGCAACAAGATGGAAGATGATTTTCTAATGGACTCTAAGATTTTGTACATTGAGAAGGAGATTGTTGCAAAATTTGGTGCAGAATCAATCATAGACGACTTTCGAGACTTAAAAGAGTGTCGagtttcattttga
- the LOC115979122 gene encoding uncharacterized protein LOC115979122 encodes MESYILNDFEVEPKHSSEELLQRWRKLCGFVKNPKRRFRFTANLSKRYEAQAMRRTNQRKMNMPELRLQCLSLILLVVLVPHFRSDARPLNRNMEEERRERQYVANKGEIPVGGPPAMYSPPSHVGNHEMHAGQKVHRGEYVPLHKGPVPPSAPSPSTYVPCCHLP; translated from the exons ATGGAGAGCTATATTTTGAATGACTTTGAGGTGGAACCGAAGCACTCGTCTGAAGAGTTGCTTCAGAGATGGAGGAAGCTGTGTGGATTTGTGAAGAACCCGAAGCGAAGGTTTCGTTTTACGGCCAATCTCTCCAAGCGTTACGAAGCTCAGGCTATGCGCCGCACCAACCAg AGAAAAATGAATATGCCTGAGCTACGCCTTCAATGCTTGTCTCTCATCCTCTTGGTTGTACTTGTCCCTCATTTTCG atctGATGCTAGGCCTCTGAATCGAAACatggaggaagagaggagggAAAGGCAATATGTAGCCAACAAAGGAGAGATTCCAGTTGGTGGCCCGCCAGCTATGTATTCCCCGCCTTCCCACGTCGGAAACCATGAGATGCATGCAGGTCAGAAGGTTCATCGTGGTGAATATGTTCCACTTCATAAAGGTCCAGTCCCACCTTCTGCCCCCAGTCCAAGCACATATGTGCCGTGCTGCCATTTGCCCTGA